Proteins encoded within one genomic window of Empedobacter falsenii:
- a CDS encoding LysE family translocator, which produces MEIIFSAILIGFLLSTILIGPVFFLLIETSLRRSWKTAVVLDLGVIAADILCIAAAYYGSKDFTDYVTNHPKFYRIYIIAGFFVLIYGIFMYFSKPKLHIEGEAGFVSNNYLRTFINGFIMNLLNIGVIVFWFVIVSSIMIQYPNPSDFMLYMGVVLTTYFVIDLGKIFLAGKLQKRFTDQKVFMVRKGVGICLLIFGLIIILKGFGFFKEIDQKIENQLINQEQTS; this is translated from the coding sequence ATGGAAATAATATTTTCGGCCATACTAATAGGTTTTTTGTTAAGTACAATTCTTATTGGACCTGTATTTTTCTTACTTATTGAAACCAGTTTGCGTAGAAGTTGGAAAACCGCTGTAGTTCTAGATTTAGGAGTTATTGCAGCTGATATTTTGTGTATTGCAGCAGCCTATTACGGAAGTAAAGATTTTACAGATTATGTGACCAATCATCCAAAGTTTTACCGCATTTATATCATTGCAGGTTTCTTTGTATTGATTTACGGAATTTTTATGTATTTCTCTAAACCAAAGCTACATATAGAAGGCGAAGCGGGATTTGTAAGCAACAATTATTTGAGAACGTTTATCAATGGATTTATCATGAATTTGTTGAATATCGGTGTCATTGTTTTTTGGTTTGTAATTGTCTCTTCAATTATGATTCAATATCCAAATCCAAGCGATTTTATGCTCTATATGGGAGTTGTTTTGACCACCTATTTTGTAATAGATCTGGGAAAAATATTTTTGGCAGGAAAGCTTCAAAAACGTTTTACCGATCAAAAAGTATTTATGGTACGAAAAGGAGTCGGAATTTGTCTTTTAATCTTTGGATTAATCATTATCCTAAAAGGTTTCGGATTCTTTAAAGAAATCGATCAAAAAATAGAAAATCAGCTTATTAACCAAGAACAAACAAGTTAG
- a CDS encoding reprolysin-like metallopeptidase, with product MKKKLLATSLVFGLFYTNANAQSNSLNEVLTAGFPTSKIKTVNLSRLETQLQGTLQNKSKSFEVSIPGLNKTQKTFTIVENQVLSPELQAKYPNIKTYVGYSSDNSQDKIVLSYSPSKGVTALVLSPNNNYSIEKKNGNYEILTSKESSILGNFECGSEENLKTFLAAKTANSSNNNPLGVRKYKIGVVTDFDFNKSQVAEGEIPTKETSMLAIANVLNVVNFVYGIDLAIELELVDGTDELSILTKEDDKYYFFNFLGIEVTNLNDLTQKILDDKIGSANYDVGIVLTGKTNGGKAGLIGSVCNNSVKGSTYAGNVGHSAYKAAMIVAHELGHQFGANHVHARAEETGANVETGSGVTVMGYPGVTGTHDVVPDFVSQFNHHNLKQINDYLATTSCGVFTPNNNTPPVVTVEKSEYNIPKGTAFKLKGTVSDAESPDFLISNSWEQSDPLLGKYTGNWVDTSRNNTEGANFRVYQHQSSPIAYFPPILNVAEGQLYSTWNTVSDIARDMNFTLQARDLIDFGTSKLKGQIASEKVKVSVKEEGPFKITNIDLNQSIKAGTPFEVKWDVAGTDSGNINVKNVAIKLLNFEANVNTIEDAYTILASNVPNTGSAIVTIPEGTETSKANIIVEAVDNIFYAASPNVAVNRSIELVCKTYDVISSPLTIPDMTGQNAGILNLPALTIDNYNGNIENFSIHTDITHANQGELAFLMGKENVDKGYQFLNYANCSGKPNMTYEYNSYGGNTFENCGVAGAKITAIGTDLAKYYNEPANGTYYFRLADISPSNQGTVNKLSVEFCTIKSEKLSISNIQANNEVKVYPNPSNGNFYIRLSAGASKVNVNILNIIGQSVYSKDYTTNFSNEIKVEVGHLPKGVYIVKTDDGKQQQTNKIIIK from the coding sequence ACGTTACAAAACAAATCGAAATCTTTCGAAGTAAGCATCCCTGGTTTGAACAAAACGCAAAAAACTTTTACTATTGTTGAAAATCAGGTATTATCTCCAGAATTACAAGCAAAATATCCTAACATCAAAACTTATGTAGGATATTCTTCAGATAATTCTCAAGACAAAATTGTTTTATCTTATTCTCCTTCTAAAGGAGTAACAGCATTAGTTCTTTCTCCTAACAATAATTATTCTATTGAAAAAAAGAATGGAAATTACGAAATTCTAACATCTAAGGAAAGTAGTATTTTAGGAAATTTTGAGTGTGGTTCTGAAGAGAATTTAAAAACATTCTTAGCAGCAAAAACAGCTAACTCTAGCAACAACAATCCTCTAGGAGTAAGAAAATATAAAATAGGTGTAGTTACAGATTTTGATTTTAATAAATCTCAAGTAGCAGAAGGTGAAATACCTACTAAAGAAACTTCTATGCTAGCTATCGCAAATGTTCTTAATGTTGTGAATTTTGTATATGGTATAGATTTAGCCATAGAATTAGAATTAGTTGATGGTACAGATGAACTTTCTATTCTAACAAAAGAAGATGATAAATATTATTTTTTCAATTTTCTGGGAATAGAAGTAACAAACTTAAATGATTTGACCCAAAAAATATTAGACGACAAAATAGGTTCTGCAAATTATGACGTAGGGATTGTTTTGACAGGAAAAACAAATGGCGGTAAAGCAGGATTAATAGGAAGTGTTTGTAATAATAGTGTAAAAGGTTCTACTTACGCAGGAAATGTAGGTCATTCAGCGTACAAGGCGGCTATGATAGTTGCACATGAGTTAGGTCATCAATTTGGAGCAAATCACGTTCACGCAAGAGCAGAGGAAACTGGAGCTAATGTAGAAACAGGAAGTGGCGTTACTGTAATGGGATACCCAGGTGTTACTGGAACTCATGATGTTGTACCTGATTTTGTTTCTCAGTTTAATCACCATAATCTTAAACAAATTAATGATTATTTAGCAACAACTTCTTGTGGTGTTTTTACACCTAATAATAATACACCTCCTGTAGTTACAGTAGAAAAAAGCGAATATAATATTCCTAAAGGAACAGCATTTAAGTTAAAAGGAACAGTATCTGATGCAGAAAGTCCTGATTTTCTTATTTCAAATTCTTGGGAACAATCAGACCCTTTATTAGGAAAATATACAGGTAATTGGGTTGATACAAGCAGAAACAACACAGAAGGAGCAAACTTTAGAGTTTATCAACATCAAAGTTCACCAATAGCTTATTTCCCACCAATATTAAATGTTGCAGAGGGACAGTTATATTCTACTTGGAATACAGTATCTGATATTGCAAGAGATATGAATTTTACATTACAAGCAAGAGATCTGATAGATTTTGGCACGTCGAAGCTTAAAGGACAAATCGCATCTGAGAAAGTAAAAGTTTCTGTAAAAGAAGAAGGACCTTTTAAAATTACAAATATTGACCTTAATCAATCTATAAAAGCAGGAACTCCTTTTGAAGTGAAATGGGACGTCGCAGGAACAGACAGTGGTAATATTAATGTCAAAAATGTAGCTATTAAATTACTTAATTTTGAAGCGAATGTTAACACAATAGAAGATGCATATACAATATTAGCAAGTAATGTACCTAACACAGGTTCTGCAATTGTAACAATTCCTGAAGGAACTGAGACATCTAAAGCAAATATTATTGTAGAAGCTGTAGATAATATATTCTATGCAGCAAGTCCTAACGTTGCTGTTAATAGATCAATAGAATTGGTATGTAAAACATATGATGTAATTTCTTCTCCATTAACAATACCTGATATGACAGGGCAAAATGCAGGAATTCTAAATTTACCAGCTCTTACAATTGACAATTATAATGGAAATATTGAAAATTTCTCTATCCACACAGATATTACACACGCAAACCAAGGTGAACTTGCTTTTTTGATGGGAAAAGAAAATGTTGATAAAGGATATCAATTCTTGAATTATGCGAATTGTTCAGGAAAGCCAAATATGACTTATGAATACAATAGCTATGGAGGAAACACTTTCGAAAACTGTGGTGTAGCAGGTGCAAAAATCACAGCTATTGGAACAGATTTAGCGAAGTATTATAATGAACCAGCAAATGGAACATATTATTTTAGATTAGCAGATATATCACCTTCTAACCAAGGAACAGTTAACAAATTAAGTGTTGAATTTTGTACAATAAAATCTGAAAAATTAAGTATTTCTAACATTCAAGCGAATAATGAAGTAAAAGTTTATCCTAATCCAAGTAATGGAAATTTCTACATTCGTTTAAGTGCTGGTGCATCAAAAGTAAATGTAAATATTTTAAACATTATAGGACAATCTGTATATAGCAAAGATTACACAACAAACTTCTCTAATGAGATAAAAGTAGAAGTAGGACATTTACCTAAAGGAGTTTATATTGTAAAAACTGATGATGGAAAACAACAACAAACTAACAAAATCATCATTAAATAA